The DNA segment GTGGGCCGGTGATTTGGCGGGGGGCGGTGTCTCGGTAGCCACGGAGTCTCCTCGTGTCACGGACATGCGCTGTCGGACTTCGCTCGGACAGGGATCACGCTACCGGGAGTCACCGTTCGCATTCCGAAGGTGATCCCGGCGGGGGGCCGCGATCCTGATGGGCCCCCCGTCCACGGTCACGGCGCCACGCGCGGAGGGGTTCAAGTCCGTCCGGCTCTTTCGGATTGCCCCTTTCGTAGATCAGCCCGTGGAGATAGCTTCACCCTGCGCACTCGTCATGTACCTGCCCGAGCACCACCGTGTCTCGGGCGGATCCGTCTTCGGATGATGTGGAGATCCCATGGCTCATCTGCGTTCCAGACGCCGGCTCGCACTGGCCGTGCCGGTCGTACTGTCCCTGACCGCGTCGTTCGGCTTCCTGCCCTCGGCGGCCTCGGCGGCGACAGTGACGGCGACGACCACGGCGGCGCGGGCGGCGGACTCTCCCCTCCTCGCCTATGTGGTCAACACCAGAGCGGACCATCACACGATCGAGTCGGTGCTGCGGGCGGTCGCCCGCAACGGCGGAACCGTCGTGGCGAGTTACGACCGCATCGGGGTGATCGTCGCGCACTCGGCGAACCCCGGATTCGCGGAGCGGATGCGCGCGGTGCGCGGCGTCGACTCCGCGGGCGCGACGCGCACCGCGCCGCTGGCCCCGGCGGGGACCACGGACGAGGGAGCCGTGCGGGTCCTGTCGAAGGCGGAGGCGGCGAAGGCCGCCAGGAGCGCGACGGCCGGTCAGGAGCCCCTGGAGGCCGACCAGTGGGACCTGCGGGCGATCGGCGCCGACAAGGCGGCGGCCGTCAACCCGGGGAGCAGGAATGTGACCGTCGGGGTGATCGACACAGGCGTCGACGACACCCACCCGGACATCGCCCCGAACTTCTCCCCCTCGCAGAGCGCCAACTGCGTGAGCGGCAAGGCGGACACGACCTACGGCGCCTGGCGTCCGGCGGACGCCGACCACTACCACGGCACCCATGTGGCGGGCGAGATCGCCGCGGCCCGCAACGGGATCGGCGTGGCGGGTGTGGCCCCCGGGGTGAAGGTGGCGAGCATCACCGTGGCCCAGCCGGACGCCACCTCGCTGTTCTACCCGGAGAGCGTGGTCTGCGCCTTCGTGTTCGCGGCGGACCACGGCATCGAGGTCACCAACAACAGCTACTACGTCGACCCGTGGCTGTACAACTGCATGGACGACCCCGATCAACGTGCCATCGTCGACGCGGTCAACAGGGCCCAGCTGTACGCACAGCGCAAGGGCACGCTCAATGTGGCCTCGGCCGGCAACTCCAACGACGACCTGGACGCGGACGCGCTCACGGACGACTCCAGCCCGGACGACTCGACGGCCGGCACGCGCACGGTCGACCCGCACACGTGCTTCGACGTGCCGACCCAGCTGCCCGGGGTGGTCACCGTCAGCGCGGTGGGCGTCAAGGGCACGAAGTCGTACTACTCCAGCTACGGCCGGGGCGTCGTCGACGTGGCGGCACCGGGCGGGGACAAGTTCCAGATCCCGGACACGCCGTCGCAGAACGGCCGCATCCTGTCCACGCTGCCGAACGGCCAGTACGGCTTCCTCCAGGGCACGTCGATGGCGTCCCCGCACGTCGCCGCCGTGGCCGCGCTGCTGAAGTCGGCCCACCCGCACGCCACCCCGGCCCAGTTGCAGGCCCTGCTGAAGGCCCAGGCGGACAACCCGGGTTGCCCGAGCGCGCCCTACGACGGTGACGGCGACGGGGTCGTGGACGCGACCTGCGCCGGCGGCAAGCGCGTGAACGGCTTCTACGGCTTCGGGGTCGTCGACGCGCTGCGCGCGGTCAGGTAGACGCCACCGGCACGGCTTCCCGCACGGCACGCTCGTACCGCGAACGAACTGGAGAGACAGACACATGACAGCGCCCCAGCCGCGCTTCCGCCGCGCCCTGGTGATCCCGGTCGGGATGGCCATGGCCACGGCCCTCGCGTTCCTGCCCGACGTCACCGCGTCCGCGGCCGACGGCACGTCCCCGGCAGCCGCCGTCCGCACCACGGCCGGCGACGGAACCTCGCTCAGCTACGTCGTCAACGTCCGTCCCGGGCACGGCGTCTCCGCGCGCGTGAAGAAGGCCATCGCCGAGGCCGGCGGGTCGGTGGTGATCGCGTACGACCGGATCGGCGTGATCGTCGTCCACTCCGCGAACCCGGACTTCGCCAGGACCGTCCGCGGGGTCCGCGGGGTGGACTCGGCCGGCGCCACGCGCAACGCGCCGCTGCCCGCCCAGTCCACCACCGACGTGGGCACACCGAAGGTGCTCAGCGCCGGGGAGGTCGCGGCGGCCGGCGCCGGGGCGGCGGCCGGGCAGGACCCGCTGGAGCCGCTCCAGTGGGACCTGCCGGCCATCAAGGCGGAAAAGGCGCACGAGAAGACGCTGGGCAGCCGGAACGTCACGGTCGCCGTCATCGACACGGGCGTCGACGACACCCACCCGGACATCGCGCCCAACTTCGACCGCGACGCCTCCGCCAACTGCGTGTCGGGCAAGCCGGACACGACGGACGGCGCCTGGCGTCCGAGCGCGTCGGAGAGCCCGCACGGCACGCACGTGGCGGGCGAGATCGCGGCCGCGAAGAACGGCGTGGGCGTCACGGGCGTGGCGCCGGGCGTCAAGGTGGCGGGCATCAAGGTCGCCAACCCGAACGGCTACTTCTACACGGAGGCCGTGGTCTGCGGCTTCGTGTGGGCGGCCGAGCACCACGTGGACGTGACCAACAACAGCTATTACACCGACCCGTGGTACTTCAACTGCACCACCGACCCGGACCAGAAGGCGCTCGTCGACGCCGTCACCCGGGCCTCTCGGTACGCGGAGAGGAAGGGCACGGTCAACGTCGCGGCGGCGGGCAACGAGAGCTACGACCTCGCCTCCCGCTCGATCACGGACCCGGTGTCCCCGAACGACGGCACCCCGTCGGACCGGGTGATCGACCCGCGCAAGTGCTTCGACATACCGACCCAGCTGCCGGGCGTGGTGACCGTCGCCGCGACCGGGGCGAAGGGCCTGAAGTCGTCCTTCTCCAACTACGGCCTCGGTGTCGTCGACATCGCGGCGCCCGGCGGCGACTCGACGGGCTATCAGAAGCCGGAGCCCCCGGCGACCAGCGGTCTCATCCTGGGCCCGCTGCCGGGTGGCAAGTGGGGCTACATGGCCGGTACGTCGATGGCGACGCCGCACGTCGTCGGTGTTGCCGCATTGATCAAGTCAACCCATCCGCACGCCTCCGCCGCACTGGTCAAGGCTCTGCTGTACGCGGAGGCCAACGCCACGCCGTGCACGGATCCGTACGACATCGACGGTGACGGCAAGGTCGACGCGGTGTGCCAGGGGTCGAAGAACCACAACGGCTTCTACGGCTGGGGCACGGCGGACGCGCTGGCCGCGGTGACCAGGTAGGGCCCTGTGCGGGGCGGGTCGGCCGGGCGGCGAGCCCGGTCGACCCGCCCCGCACGCATATGTTGATTGAATCAATAATGCATAGTGCAGTCATGACAGACATCAAGTTCGCCTGGACCGCACTGGGCGGCGACCCCGCGCTGACTTCGCGCCTGTCCACGGTCGAGCGCACGGGGACCCTGGAATCGCGCCTGCCGGTACGGCAGCTGGCGCGCGCCTGCGTCGGCGCGTGTGCGCTGGCCGCCGCCGAACTGGGGGCGCGGCGGGCCGGGCTCGGCGAAGTTCCCCGGGCGGTGGTGGACGACGGGGCGGTCGCCGCCGCCTTCCACAGTGAGCGGCTGCTGCGGATGGACGGGCGGGCGCCGGTGTCCTTCGCACCGCTGTCGCGTTTCTGGCGGACGACCGACGGCTGGGTGCGCACCCACGCCAACTACCCGCACCACCGGGCCCGGTTGCTCGCCGCGCTGGGCCTGTCAGAGGGCGCCTCGGTGGAGGAGGCGGCGGGCCGGTTCGCCGAGCGCACCGCCCTGGAGACGGAGGAGGCGGTGTACGAGGCCGGCGGCCTCGCCGTGGCCCTGCGCACCCCCAAGGAGTGGGCGGCCCACGAGCAGTCCGCCCACCTGGCCGCGCGGCCGCTGGTCGAACGCGAACTGCTCGGCCCGGCACGCGCACGCGTGCTCCCGCCACTCGACCCGGCCACCGCTCCCCTGCTGCCGGCCGCCGGGCTCCGCGTCCTGGACCTGACCCGGGTCCTGGCCGGTCCGGTCGCCACCCGCACCCTCGGGCTGCTCGGCGCCGAAGTGCTGCGCCTGGACGCGCCGCACCTGCCCGAACTGGCCGACCAGCACGCCGACACGGGCTTCGGGAAGCGGTCGGCGGCCCTCGATCTCGCCGTCGGCCGGGACGCCTTCGAGGAACTGCTCGCCTCCGCGGACGTCGTGGTCACCGGCTACCGGCCGGGCGCCCTGGACCGGTTCGGGCTGTCCCCCGAGGCGCTGGCCGAGCGGCGCCCGGGCCTGGTCGTGGCGCAGGTGTCGGCGTGGGGCGCTTACGGCCCCTGGCGCGGACGGCGCGGCTTCGACAGCCTGGTCCAGGTGGCCACCGGGATCGCGGCGACCGAGGGCTCGGCCGGGGAACCCGGCGCGCTGCCCGCGCAGGCCCTGGACCACGGCAGCGGCTATCTGCTGGCGGCGGCCGTGCTGCGGGCGCTGGCCGAGCAGTCGTACGACGGGCACAGCCGGCTGGTGCGGCTGGCGCTCGCCCGGACCGCGCGCTGGCTGACGGACGGGATCGAGCCCGCGCCGGCCACGGGTGCCGCCCATGAGGGGCCGGACGCCTGGCTGGCCGAGACGGACAGCCGTCTCGGCCTGCTGCGGTACGCCCTGCCACCGGTGTCCTTCACGGGCGGCCCGGCCGACTGGGCGCGGCCTCCGGTGCCGTGGGGTTCGGACGCGCCGGTCTGGAGCTGAGTACGGTCCGGAGCCGAGCAGGCGAACGGCCGGGCTGTGCGCGCTGTCGCACGGCCCGGCCGTCACGTGTGTGCCGCGACGGCCGGCCGGCGGGTCGGTCCGGTCGCCGGTGACGCGGTCGTCGTCGGCTCAGCCGTTGGTGACGATCACCTTGAGCGCGGTGCGCTCGTCCATCGCCTTGTAGCCGTCCGGCACGCCCTCGATGCCGACGGTCATGTCGAACACCGGCGAGGGGTCGATCGTGCCGTCGAGGACGTCGGGCAGCAGCTCCGGGATGTAGGTGCGGACCGGGGCGACGCCGCCGCGCAGGGCGATGTTGCGGTCGAACATGACGCTGAGGTCCAGGCCGGTGCCGCTGCCGTGGGGCACGCCCACGAAGCCGATCGCGCCGCCGTCGCGGGTGATGTTCACGGCCGTCCGCATGGACTGCTCGGTGCCGACCGCCTCGACCACGCCGTGCGCGCCCTGGCCGCGGGTGAGCTCGCGCACGGCCTCGACGGCCGCGTCCCCGCGCTCGGCAACGACGTCGGTGGCGCCGAAGCGGCGCGCGATGTCGGTGCGGGCCTCGTGGCGGCCGAGGGCGATGATGCGCTCGGCGCCGAGCCGCTTGGCGGCCAGCACGGCGCACAGGCCGACAGCGCCGTCACCGACCACGGCGACCGTGGCACCGGGGCGGGCGCCCGCGCCGAGGGCGGCGTGGTGGCCGGTGCCGAGGACGTCGGAGAGGGTCAGCAGGGCGGACAGCAGGTGGTCGTCGGAGGCCGCCTCCTTGGGCAGCTGGACGAGGGTGCCGTCGGCGAACGGCACGCGGACGGCCTCGCCCTGGCCGCCGTCGTAGCCGACGGAGCCCCAGAAGCCGCCGTGTTCGCAGGAGGTCGTCAGGCCCTCGCGGCAGTAGTCGCAGACGCCGTCGGACCACATGAAGGGCGCGACCACCAGGTCGCCGCGCTTGAGGGTGCCGACCTCGGAGCCGATCTCCTCGACGATGCCGAGGAACTCGTGCCCGATGCGCTGTCCGGCCTGACGCGCCGCCTCACCGCGGTAGGCCCACAGGTCGCTGCCGCAGATGCAGGAGCGCAGCACGCGCACGACGGCGTCGGTGGGCAACTGCACCACGGGCTCGGGGACGTCCTCCACGCGCATGTCGAACGGGGCGTGGATGGTGGTGGCGCGCATGGCGAGGATCCTTCTCGTGCGGTGTCGTGCGGTGCGCCCGAAGGGTGGTCGAGCGCAGTTCACGGTACGCCGTCGCTCACTCGGGCCGCGCGTCGAGGGTGGGTGCCGGCTGCCAGCCGGGTCCCCGGAACACCCGCCCGGCGCGTTCGCGCCACCCGGACGCGTTCCTGAGGTCCCGCGCGATGGCCGCGTACTCGTGCGTGGCCACCTTGATCGGGTTGAACGTGTCGATGTTCTTGGTCAACCCGTAGACGGGCCGTTCCGCCTCCGCGGCGAACGTGCCGAAGA comes from the Streptomyces sp. NBC_00820 genome and includes:
- a CDS encoding S8 family peptidase; protein product: MAHLRSRRRLALAVPVVLSLTASFGFLPSAASAATVTATTTAARAADSPLLAYVVNTRADHHTIESVLRAVARNGGTVVASYDRIGVIVAHSANPGFAERMRAVRGVDSAGATRTAPLAPAGTTDEGAVRVLSKAEAAKAARSATAGQEPLEADQWDLRAIGADKAAAVNPGSRNVTVGVIDTGVDDTHPDIAPNFSPSQSANCVSGKADTTYGAWRPADADHYHGTHVAGEIAAARNGIGVAGVAPGVKVASITVAQPDATSLFYPESVVCAFVFAADHGIEVTNNSYYVDPWLYNCMDDPDQRAIVDAVNRAQLYAQRKGTLNVASAGNSNDDLDADALTDDSSPDDSTAGTRTVDPHTCFDVPTQLPGVVTVSAVGVKGTKSYYSSYGRGVVDVAAPGGDKFQIPDTPSQNGRILSTLPNGQYGFLQGTSMASPHVAAVAALLKSAHPHATPAQLQALLKAQADNPGCPSAPYDGDGDGVVDATCAGGKRVNGFYGFGVVDALRAVR
- a CDS encoding CoA transferase; the encoded protein is MTDIKFAWTALGGDPALTSRLSTVERTGTLESRLPVRQLARACVGACALAAAELGARRAGLGEVPRAVVDDGAVAAAFHSERLLRMDGRAPVSFAPLSRFWRTTDGWVRTHANYPHHRARLLAALGLSEGASVEEAAGRFAERTALETEEAVYEAGGLAVALRTPKEWAAHEQSAHLAARPLVERELLGPARARVLPPLDPATAPLLPAAGLRVLDLTRVLAGPVATRTLGLLGAEVLRLDAPHLPELADQHADTGFGKRSAALDLAVGRDAFEELLASADVVVTGYRPGALDRFGLSPEALAERRPGLVVAQVSAWGAYGPWRGRRGFDSLVQVATGIAATEGSAGEPGALPAQALDHGSGYLLAAAVLRALAEQSYDGHSRLVRLALARTARWLTDGIEPAPATGAAHEGPDAWLAETDSRLGLLRYALPPVSFTGGPADWARPPVPWGSDAPVWS
- a CDS encoding S8 family peptidase, with protein sequence MTAPQPRFRRALVIPVGMAMATALAFLPDVTASAADGTSPAAAVRTTAGDGTSLSYVVNVRPGHGVSARVKKAIAEAGGSVVIAYDRIGVIVVHSANPDFARTVRGVRGVDSAGATRNAPLPAQSTTDVGTPKVLSAGEVAAAGAGAAAGQDPLEPLQWDLPAIKAEKAHEKTLGSRNVTVAVIDTGVDDTHPDIAPNFDRDASANCVSGKPDTTDGAWRPSASESPHGTHVAGEIAAAKNGVGVTGVAPGVKVAGIKVANPNGYFYTEAVVCGFVWAAEHHVDVTNNSYYTDPWYFNCTTDPDQKALVDAVTRASRYAERKGTVNVAAAGNESYDLASRSITDPVSPNDGTPSDRVIDPRKCFDIPTQLPGVVTVAATGAKGLKSSFSNYGLGVVDIAAPGGDSTGYQKPEPPATSGLILGPLPGGKWGYMAGTSMATPHVVGVAALIKSTHPHASAALVKALLYAEANATPCTDPYDIDGDGKVDAVCQGSKNHNGFYGWGTADALAAVTR
- a CDS encoding zinc-dependent alcohol dehydrogenase family protein, which encodes MRATTIHAPFDMRVEDVPEPVVQLPTDAVVRVLRSCICGSDLWAYRGEAARQAGQRIGHEFLGIVEEIGSEVGTLKRGDLVVAPFMWSDGVCDYCREGLTTSCEHGGFWGSVGYDGGQGEAVRVPFADGTLVQLPKEAASDDHLLSALLTLSDVLGTGHHAALGAGARPGATVAVVGDGAVGLCAVLAAKRLGAERIIALGRHEARTDIARRFGATDVVAERGDAAVEAVRELTRGQGAHGVVEAVGTEQSMRTAVNITRDGGAIGFVGVPHGSGTGLDLSVMFDRNIALRGGVAPVRTYIPELLPDVLDGTIDPSPVFDMTVGIEGVPDGYKAMDERTALKVIVTNG